In a genomic window of Sarcophilus harrisii chromosome 4, mSarHar1.11, whole genome shotgun sequence:
- the VPS25 gene encoding vacuolar protein-sorting-associated protein 25, which translates to MATSFEWPWQYRFPPFFTLQPNVDTRQKQLAAWCSLVLSFCRLHRQSSMTVMEAQESPLFNNNKLQRKLPMESIQIVLEELRKKGNLEWLDKNKSSFLIMWRRPEEWGKLIYQWVSKSGQNNSVFTFYELTNGDDTEDEEFHGLDEATLLRALQALQLEHKAEIITVSDGRGVKFF; encoded by the exons ATGGCGACTAGTTTCGAGTGGCCGTGGCAATACcgcttccctcccttcttcac GCTGCAGCCCAACGTGGACACCCGGCAGAAGCAGCTGGCGGCCTGGTGCTCTCTGGTCTTGTCCTTTTGCCGCCTGCACCGGCAGTCCAGCATGACGGTAATGGAGGCACAAGAAAGCCCTCTCTTCAACAACAACAAGCTGCAGA GGAAACTCCCCATGGAATCTATCCAGATTGTGTTGGAGGAACTGAGGAAGAAAG GGAACCTGGAGTGGCTGGATAAGAACAAGTCCAGCTTCTTGATCATGTGGCGGAGACCAGAAGAATGGGGGAAACTTATCTACCAGTGG GTTTCAAAGAGTGGCCAGAATAACTCTGTATTTACTTTTTATGAACTAACCAATGGAGATGACACAGAGGATGAGG AGTTCCATGGGCTGGACGAGGCCACTCTTCTTCGAGCTCTGCAAGCCCTACAGCTGGAGCACAAGGCTGAGATCATCACAGTCAGCGATGGCCGAGGGGTCAAGTTTTTTTAG